The Kitasatospora setae KM-6054 genome contains a region encoding:
- a CDS encoding N-acyl-D-amino-acid deacylase family protein — MADLLLRGATVIDGTGTDRRHADVTVTDGRIDEIGHHLTGRQVIDVEGLVLAPGFIDMHAHSDLRILLEPDHPSRITQGVTLEVLGQDGLSYAPADDTTLAALRRQLAGWNGDPADHAFDWNWRTVAQYLDRLDTGAGAGVAVNTCYLAPHGTLRMLAMGWDNRPPTDAELDRMKSLLDEALTDGAVGMSTGLTYTPGMYADTAELVELCTLVAARGGFHAPHQRSYGAGALEGYAEMVEISRRSRCPLHLTHATMNFGVNEGRAGQFLALVDDALADGIDITLDSYPYLPGSTTLAALLPSWSTEGGPEATLARLADPAARERIRADVEERGSDGCHGVVTDWDTIQISGVRNSSLAAVVGRKVSELAAEQGRTGTEVFFGLLRADQLGTTILQHVGHEENVRAIMRHPVHTVGSDGLLVGARPHPRAWGTFPRYLARYSRELGVLTLEQAIARMTGRPARRLGLDRRGLIRPGYHADLVLLDPDTVRDTATFDQPRQAADGIRHVLVNGVAALTDGKPTGDLAGRALRRGADRKVRALG; from the coding sequence ATGGCCGACCTGCTCCTGCGCGGCGCCACCGTCATCGACGGCACCGGCACCGACCGCCGCCACGCCGACGTCACCGTCACCGACGGCCGGATCGACGAGATCGGACACCACCTGACGGGCCGTCAGGTCATCGACGTCGAAGGGCTCGTCCTCGCCCCCGGCTTCATCGACATGCACGCCCACTCCGACCTGCGGATCCTCCTCGAACCCGACCACCCCTCCCGGATCACCCAGGGCGTCACCCTCGAAGTCCTCGGCCAGGACGGCCTCTCCTACGCCCCCGCCGACGACACCACCCTCGCCGCCCTGCGCCGCCAACTCGCCGGCTGGAACGGCGACCCCGCCGACCACGCGTTCGACTGGAACTGGCGCACCGTCGCCCAGTACCTCGACCGCCTCGACACCGGCGCCGGCGCGGGCGTCGCCGTCAACACCTGCTACCTCGCCCCGCACGGCACCCTGCGGATGCTCGCCATGGGCTGGGACAACCGCCCGCCCACCGACGCCGAACTCGACCGGATGAAAAGCCTGTTGGACGAGGCGCTGACCGACGGCGCGGTCGGCATGTCCACCGGCCTCACCTACACCCCCGGCATGTACGCCGACACCGCCGAACTCGTCGAACTGTGCACCCTCGTCGCCGCCCGCGGCGGCTTCCACGCGCCCCACCAACGCTCCTACGGCGCGGGCGCGTTGGAAGGCTACGCGGAGATGGTCGAGATCTCCCGGCGCTCCCGCTGCCCGCTCCACCTCACCCACGCCACCATGAACTTCGGCGTCAACGAGGGCCGCGCCGGACAGTTCCTCGCCCTGGTCGACGACGCCCTCGCCGACGGCATCGACATCACCCTCGACAGCTACCCCTACCTGCCCGGATCCACCACCCTGGCCGCCCTGCTGCCCAGTTGGTCCACCGAGGGCGGCCCCGAGGCCACCCTGGCCCGGCTCGCCGACCCCGCCGCCCGCGAACGCATCCGCGCCGACGTCGAGGAACGCGGCAGCGACGGCTGCCACGGCGTCGTCACCGACTGGGACACCATCCAGATCTCCGGCGTCCGCAACAGCTCACTCGCCGCCGTGGTCGGCCGGAAGGTCTCCGAACTCGCGGCCGAACAAGGCCGCACCGGCACCGAGGTCTTCTTCGGCCTGCTGCGCGCCGACCAGTTGGGCACCACCATCCTCCAGCACGTCGGCCACGAGGAGAACGTCCGCGCCATCATGCGGCACCCCGTGCACACCGTCGGCAGCGACGGACTACTGGTCGGCGCCCGCCCGCACCCCCGCGCCTGGGGCACCTTCCCCCGCTACCTCGCCCGCTACAGCCGCGAGTTGGGCGTCCTCACCCTCGAACAGGCCATCGCCCGGATGACCGGCCGGCCCGCCCGCCGCCTCGGCCTCGACCGGCGCGGCCTGATCCGCCCCGGCTACCACGCCGACCTGGTCCTCCTCGACCCGGACACCGTCCGCGACACCGCCACCTTCGACCAGCCCCGGCAGGCCGCCGACGGCATCCGGCACGTCCTGGTCAACGGCGTCGCCGCCCTCACCGACGGCAAACCCACCGGCGACCTGGCCGGCCGCGCCCTGCGCCGCGGCGCCGACCGGAAGGTCCGGGCCCTCGGCTGA
- a CDS encoding cobalt-precorrin-6A reductase, with amino-acid sequence MHVLILGGTSEARRLADVLAADPALRVTSSLAGRVAQPRLPAGEVRIGGFGGPEGLAAWLRAHAVDALLDATHPFAERISRNAALAAAGTGTPLLALRRPSWEAREGDRWHPVPSLAAAAEALPGLGTRVFLTTGRQGIAAFAHLDGLVFLARSVEPPVAPMPAVTEVLLERGPFTLDGERELLRAHRIEVLVTKDSGSAATAPKLTAARELGLPVVVVERPPAPAGVRTAPDVAGAADWVRRLAG; translated from the coding sequence ATGCACGTCCTGATCCTCGGCGGCACCAGTGAGGCCCGCCGGCTGGCGGACGTGCTGGCGGCCGATCCGGCGCTGCGGGTGACCAGTTCGCTGGCGGGGCGGGTGGCGCAGCCGCGGCTGCCCGCCGGGGAGGTGCGGATCGGCGGTTTCGGCGGTCCGGAGGGGTTGGCGGCGTGGCTGCGCGCGCACGCGGTGGACGCGCTGCTGGACGCCACCCACCCGTTCGCCGAGCGGATCAGCCGCAACGCGGCGCTGGCCGCGGCGGGCACCGGTACGCCGCTGCTGGCGCTGCGCCGGCCGAGCTGGGAGGCCCGGGAGGGCGACCGCTGGCACCCGGTGCCGAGCCTGGCCGCCGCGGCGGAGGCGCTGCCGGGGCTCGGCACCCGGGTGTTCCTGACCACCGGGCGGCAGGGCATCGCGGCGTTCGCGCACCTGGACGGGCTGGTGTTCCTGGCGCGTTCGGTGGAGCCGCCGGTGGCGCCGATGCCGGCCGTGACCGAAGTCCTGTTGGAGCGGGGCCCGTTCACCCTGGACGGGGAGCGCGAGCTGTTGCGCGCGCACCGGATCGAGGTGCTGGTGACGAAGGACAGCGGCAGCGCGGCGACCGCGCCGAAGCTGACCGCCGCCCGCGAACTCGGCCTGCCGGTCGTCGTGGTGGAGCGCCCGCCGGCCCCGGCGGGGGTGCGGACCGCCCCGGACGTGGCCGGGGCGGCCGACTGGGTCAGGCGGCTGGCGGGCTGA
- a CDS encoding putative precorrin-3B synthase, whose product MPPTPDATQAPSVGPDRGRADACPGALRLHAAEDGHLARLRLPGGQLTHRQMNAVADAADALGNGDIEITSRGNAQLRGLTAHCAADLAERLRAVGLLPSDTHERVRNIVASPLAGLDGHGTGGEQITDWVRELDLALCAAPWAAALSGKFLFALDDGRGDVAALDADVTLIAVGDGRALLRYGRAPRATAVDTTAGTPVAAALDAARRILDLAAGRAWHAREIQHALPAGDTPLPPPLGGGRTALGRLPGALSVAPRLGRASSAQWRLLAEALGPAAPDRARLTPWRGVVLPHADPDWLPRLAAAGFRTAPGGPWEGVTACTGLPGCAKSRADVRAQAARAVAAAPATGLPVHWSGCERRCGHPAGRWVDVLATPTGHRVTLDGATRDTAPDETAGAVAAARATQGASTESPTVQTSTAQSPTTVQSPTAPRRRPA is encoded by the coding sequence ATGCCACCCACACCCGACGCCACCCAGGCACCCTCCGTCGGGCCCGACCGAGGTCGCGCCGACGCCTGCCCCGGCGCGCTCCGCCTGCACGCCGCCGAGGACGGACACCTCGCCCGACTCCGGCTGCCCGGCGGTCAGTTGACGCACCGTCAGATGAACGCCGTCGCCGACGCCGCCGACGCCCTCGGCAACGGCGACATCGAGATCACCTCCCGCGGCAACGCCCAGCTCCGCGGCCTGACCGCCCACTGCGCCGCCGACCTCGCCGAACGCCTGCGCGCCGTCGGCCTGTTGCCCTCCGACACGCACGAACGCGTCCGCAACATCGTCGCCTCCCCACTGGCCGGCCTCGACGGCCACGGCACCGGCGGAGAACAGATCACCGACTGGGTAAGGGAGTTGGACCTCGCCCTGTGCGCCGCGCCGTGGGCCGCCGCGCTCTCCGGCAAGTTCCTGTTCGCCCTCGACGACGGCCGCGGCGACGTCGCCGCCCTCGACGCCGATGTGACCTTGATCGCAGTCGGCGACGGCCGCGCCCTGCTCCGCTACGGCCGCGCCCCCCGCGCCACCGCCGTCGACACCACCGCCGGCACCCCCGTGGCCGCCGCCCTCGACGCCGCCCGCCGCATCCTCGACCTCGCCGCCGGACGCGCCTGGCACGCCCGCGAGATCCAGCACGCACTCCCCGCGGGCGACACCCCGCTGCCCCCGCCCCTCGGCGGCGGACGGACCGCGCTGGGCCGGCTCCCCGGCGCCCTCTCCGTCGCCCCCCGCCTCGGCCGGGCGAGCAGCGCCCAGTGGCGGCTGCTCGCCGAAGCCCTCGGCCCCGCCGCCCCCGACCGGGCCCGGCTCACCCCCTGGCGCGGCGTCGTCCTGCCGCACGCCGACCCCGACTGGCTGCCGCGGCTGGCCGCCGCCGGGTTCCGCACCGCCCCCGGCGGCCCCTGGGAGGGCGTCACCGCCTGCACCGGCCTGCCCGGCTGCGCGAAGTCCCGCGCCGACGTCCGCGCCCAGGCCGCGCGGGCCGTCGCCGCCGCACCCGCCACCGGACTCCCCGTCCACTGGTCCGGCTGCGAACGCCGCTGCGGACACCCCGCCGGCCGCTGGGTCGACGTCCTGGCCACCCCGACCGGACACCGCGTCACGCTCGACGGCGCCACCCGCGACACCGCGCCGGACGAGACCGCCGGGGCCGTCGCCGCGGCCCGCGCCACCCAGGGCGCCAGTACCGAGAGCCCGACCGTCCAGACTTCGACCGCCCAGAGCCCGACCACCGTCCAGAGTCCCACCGCCCCACGCCGGAGGCCCGCATGA
- a CDS encoding cobalt-precorrin-5B (C(1))-methyltransferase, producing MRSSGLRPGWTTGACATAATKAAYTALLGGGFPDPVVITLPKGERPAFALAVEELGEGWASAGVVKDAGDDPDVTHGALVRSTVRPGPPGSGVVFRAGPGVGTVTKPGLPLPVGEPAVNPVPRQLMREVIAEVARAYGGSGDVEVELSVDHGEEIARHTWNPRLGILGGLSILGTTGVVVPYSCSAWIDSIRRGIDVARAAGRTHVAGATGSTSEKVVVAEYGLPEDALLDMGDFAGAVLKYLRRHPVPRLTVCGGFAKLSKLAAGHLDLHSGRSQVDKAQLAALAREGGADEELTARVAAANTALEAVQSCAAAGVPLGDLVAERARATALGVLLGAPVTVDVICIDRAGTVVGRAAPEGP from the coding sequence TTGCGCAGCAGCGGGCTGCGCCCCGGCTGGACCACCGGGGCGTGCGCGACGGCCGCCACCAAGGCGGCGTACACGGCGCTGCTCGGCGGCGGCTTCCCCGACCCGGTGGTGATCACGCTGCCGAAGGGCGAGCGGCCCGCGTTCGCGCTGGCCGTGGAGGAGCTGGGCGAGGGGTGGGCCAGCGCCGGGGTGGTCAAGGACGCGGGCGACGACCCCGACGTGACGCACGGCGCGCTCGTCCGCTCCACCGTCCGCCCGGGACCGCCGGGCAGCGGCGTGGTCTTCCGGGCCGGCCCCGGTGTCGGCACGGTCACCAAGCCGGGCCTGCCACTGCCGGTCGGCGAGCCGGCCGTCAACCCGGTGCCCCGACAGCTGATGCGCGAGGTGATCGCCGAAGTCGCCCGCGCGTACGGCGGATCCGGCGACGTGGAGGTCGAACTCTCGGTCGACCACGGCGAGGAGATCGCCCGGCACACCTGGAACCCGCGGCTGGGCATCCTCGGCGGCCTGTCCATCCTCGGCACCACCGGCGTGGTCGTCCCGTACTCCTGCTCGGCCTGGATCGACTCGATCCGCCGCGGCATCGACGTGGCCCGCGCCGCCGGCCGCACCCACGTCGCCGGAGCCACCGGCTCCACCTCCGAGAAGGTCGTCGTCGCCGAGTACGGACTGCCCGAGGACGCGCTGCTCGACATGGGCGACTTCGCCGGCGCCGTCCTCAAGTACCTGCGCCGGCACCCCGTTCCGCGGCTGACCGTCTGCGGCGGCTTCGCCAAGCTCTCCAAGCTGGCGGCCGGCCACCTCGACCTGCACTCCGGCCGCTCCCAGGTCGACAAGGCCCAACTCGCCGCCCTGGCACGGGAAGGCGGCGCCGACGAGGAGCTCACCGCCCGGGTCGCCGCCGCCAACACCGCTCTGGAAGCCGTCCAGTCGTGCGCGGCGGCGGGCGTCCCGCTCGGCGACCTGGTCGCCGAACGGGCCCGCGCCACCGCCCTCGGCGTCCTGCTCGGCGCCCCCGTCACGGTCGACGTCATCTGCATCGACCGCGCGGGCACCGTCGTCGGCCGCGCCGCCCCCGAGGGCCCCTGA
- a CDS encoding IclR family transcriptional regulator — MSQTVTRALRLLAELGEGERSLDQLAELIGVHKTTVLRLLQSLEEERFVHRDAQYRYHLGAGLFALSSLALEQRSIRRTAAPHLAELNAATGQTVHLAAYEGGEAVYIDKYDSRHPVRMYSRIGLRAALHNTAVAKVLLADLPPGERRRVVDRIEFTVHTPNTLTSPQALLAELEQVAAQGWAQDHAEHESFINCVAAPIRDASGRVVAAASISVPDVVLPYEQVLDLLPQLLACTRAISTDAGLPVRGGLH, encoded by the coding sequence ATGAGCCAGACCGTCACCCGCGCCCTGCGCCTGCTCGCCGAACTCGGCGAGGGCGAGCGCTCCCTGGACCAGTTGGCCGAGCTGATCGGCGTGCACAAGACGACCGTGCTGCGGCTGCTGCAGAGCCTGGAGGAGGAGCGCTTCGTCCACCGCGACGCCCAGTACCGCTACCACCTGGGCGCGGGGCTGTTCGCGCTGTCCAGCCTCGCCCTGGAGCAGCGGTCGATCCGCCGCACCGCCGCCCCGCACCTCGCCGAGCTGAACGCGGCGACCGGCCAGACCGTGCACCTGGCCGCGTACGAGGGCGGCGAGGCGGTGTACATCGACAAGTACGACTCGCGGCACCCGGTGCGGATGTACTCGCGGATCGGGCTGCGGGCGGCGCTGCACAACACGGCGGTGGCGAAGGTGCTGCTGGCGGACCTGCCGCCGGGCGAGCGGCGCCGGGTGGTGGACCGGATCGAGTTCACCGTGCACACCCCGAACACCCTGACCAGTCCGCAGGCGCTGCTGGCCGAGTTGGAGCAGGTCGCGGCACAGGGCTGGGCGCAGGACCACGCCGAGCACGAGTCGTTCATCAACTGCGTGGCCGCGCCGATCCGGGACGCCTCGGGCCGGGTGGTGGCCGCGGCGTCGATATCGGTGCCGGACGTGGTCCTGCCGTACGAGCAGGTGCTCGACCTGCTTCCGCAACTGCTCGCCTGCACCCGGGCGATCTCCACCGACGCGGGCCTTCCGGTGCGCGGCGGTCTCCACTGA
- a CDS encoding RidA family protein, producing the protein MSDKIEVRTDGAPAPAWVFSQGVRKGPILQVSGQGPQDPATGEYLYHGDVKAQTRRTLENVKAIVEAGGASIEDVVMFRVYLTKRADFPLMNEVYAQFIEENIAPGGVKPCRTTIFVELPQEPMLVEIDAQAVVTG; encoded by the coding sequence ATGAGTGACAAGATCGAGGTTCGTACCGACGGCGCGCCCGCTCCGGCGTGGGTGTTCTCGCAGGGGGTGCGCAAGGGCCCGATCCTGCAGGTGTCCGGCCAGGGCCCGCAGGACCCGGCGACCGGCGAGTACCTGTACCACGGTGACGTGAAGGCGCAGACCCGGCGGACGCTGGAGAACGTCAAGGCGATCGTGGAGGCCGGCGGGGCGAGCATCGAGGACGTGGTGATGTTCCGCGTCTACCTGACCAAGCGCGCCGACTTCCCGCTGATGAACGAGGTGTACGCGCAGTTCATCGAGGAGAACATCGCCCCGGGCGGCGTGAAGCCCTGCCGGACCACCATCTTCGTCGAACTCCCGCAGGAGCCGATGCTGGTGGAGATCGACGCGCAGGCCGTCGTCACCGGCTGA
- a CDS encoding alanine racemase, which yields MDETAARAGAGTGSAAGAGTGPAAGAGTGPAAGAAGTGAADAAPGQRPQRYFADPVHGPGIDTAAVAALADETIDFRFKALPADAHGRTVRDWLATRPTLDDLGTPLLTLDAAALRHNLHTMAAWCRAAGVRLAPHGKTTMAPALWQAQLAAGAHAITLANLPQLRVARAHGVQRLLLANTLLDPAGLAWIAGELDRDPDFAFASWVDSTDSVRRMDAALRAAGATRPVEVIVELGGPGGRTGARGVPAALEVAAAVLAAPTLRLAGVGGYEGALAHDASDTALATIRGYLADLADLHRRLAADYPTPTPIVTAGGSAYFDTVAQELTPLTRQVPGTAVIVRAGAYLAHDDGFYRGISPLARDTTATPLRSAMHGWARVVSHPEPQLALLDAGKRDLPFDEGLPEPQLVRGQGPLTGATVTALNDQHTFLRDAGPAAPIGAVLRLGLSHPCTAFDKWSLIPVLDHADTDHPRVVDLIRTYF from the coding sequence ATGGACGAGACGGCAGCACGGGCGGGCGCGGGAACGGGCTCGGCGGCGGGCGCGGGGACGGGTCCGGCGGCGGGCGCGGGGACGGGTCCGGCGGCGGGCGCAGCGGGCACGGGCGCGGCGGACGCGGCCCCGGGGCAGCGGCCGCAGCGCTACTTCGCCGACCCCGTCCACGGCCCCGGCATCGACACCGCCGCCGTCGCCGCCCTCGCCGACGAGACCATCGACTTCCGCTTCAAGGCCCTCCCCGCCGACGCCCACGGCCGCACCGTCCGCGACTGGCTCGCCACCCGCCCCACCCTCGACGACCTCGGCACCCCCCTGCTCACCCTCGACGCCGCCGCCCTCCGCCACAACCTGCACACCATGGCCGCCTGGTGCCGCGCCGCCGGCGTCCGCCTCGCCCCGCACGGCAAGACCACCATGGCCCCCGCCCTCTGGCAGGCCCAACTCGCCGCCGGCGCCCACGCCATCACCCTCGCCAACCTCCCCCAACTGCGCGTCGCCCGCGCCCACGGCGTCCAGCGCCTGCTGCTCGCCAACACCCTGCTCGACCCCGCCGGACTCGCCTGGATCGCCGGCGAACTCGACCGCGACCCCGACTTCGCCTTCGCCTCCTGGGTCGACTCCACCGACAGCGTCCGCCGGATGGACGCCGCCCTGCGCGCCGCCGGCGCCACCCGCCCCGTCGAGGTCATCGTCGAACTCGGCGGCCCCGGCGGCCGCACCGGCGCCCGCGGCGTCCCCGCCGCCCTCGAAGTCGCCGCCGCCGTCCTCGCCGCCCCCACCCTCCGACTGGCCGGCGTCGGCGGCTACGAGGGCGCCCTCGCCCACGACGCCTCCGACACCGCCCTCGCCACCATCCGCGGCTACCTCGCCGACCTCGCCGACCTGCACCGCCGCCTCGCCGCCGACTACCCCACCCCCACCCCGATCGTCACCGCCGGCGGCAGCGCCTACTTCGACACCGTCGCCCAGGAGTTGACCCCCCTCACCCGGCAGGTCCCCGGCACCGCCGTCATCGTCCGGGCCGGCGCCTACCTCGCCCACGACGACGGCTTCTACCGCGGCATCTCCCCGCTCGCCCGCGACACCACCGCCACCCCGCTGCGCTCCGCCATGCACGGCTGGGCCCGCGTCGTCTCCCACCCCGAACCCCAACTCGCCCTGCTCGACGCCGGAAAGCGCGACCTCCCGTTCGACGAAGGACTCCCCGAACCCCAACTCGTCCGCGGCCAAGGCCCGCTGACCGGCGCCACCGTCACCGCCCTCAACGACCAGCACACCTTCCTGCGCGACGCCGGACCCGCCGCCCCGATCGGCGCCGTGCTGCGCCTCGGCCTCTCCCACCCCTGCACCGCCTTCGACAAGTGGAGCCTCATCCCCGTCCTCGACCACGCCGACACCGACCACCCCCGCGTCGTCGACCTGATCCGGACGTACTTCTGA
- a CDS encoding precorrin-8X methylmutase gives MIEYEKDGAAIYRQSFATIRAEANLAHLPADVARVAVRMIHACGMTDLVDDLLWSPNAVADARRALLAGAPILCDVNMVASGVTRKRLPADNEVLCTLTDPAVPELARAMGTTRSAAAMELWLPRLEGAVVAVGNAPTSLFRLLEMIEAGAPRPAAVIGVPVGFIGAAESKQALAEHPAALEHLVVRGRRGGSAIAAAAINAIASEEE, from the coding sequence ATGATCGAGTACGAGAAGGACGGCGCGGCCATCTACCGCCAGTCCTTCGCCACCATCCGGGCCGAGGCGAACCTCGCCCACCTGCCCGCCGACGTGGCCCGGGTCGCCGTCCGGATGATCCACGCCTGCGGCATGACCGACCTGGTCGACGACCTGCTCTGGTCGCCGAACGCCGTCGCCGACGCCCGCCGCGCCCTGCTGGCCGGCGCGCCGATCCTGTGCGACGTCAACATGGTCGCCAGCGGCGTGACCCGCAAGCGGCTGCCCGCCGACAACGAGGTGCTCTGCACCCTCACCGACCCCGCCGTGCCCGAACTCGCCCGCGCGATGGGCACCACCCGCAGCGCCGCCGCGATGGAACTCTGGCTGCCCCGCCTCGAAGGCGCCGTCGTCGCCGTCGGCAACGCCCCCACCTCGCTGTTCCGCCTGCTGGAGATGATCGAGGCCGGCGCCCCCCGCCCCGCCGCCGTCATCGGCGTCCCGGTCGGATTCATCGGCGCCGCCGAGTCCAAACAGGCCCTCGCCGAGCACCCCGCCGCCCTGGAACACCTGGTCGTCCGCGGCCGCCGAGGCGGCAGTGCCATAGCCGCCGCCGCCATCAACGCGATTGCGAGCGAAGAAGAATGA
- a CDS encoding sugar kinase — protein MADHGGAGQNGARAVCLGESMAVLLPDRPGPFEAVGTFSPSVGGAESNVAAALAGLGVPTAWISRVGADGFGRRLTGDLAAAGVDVSAVAVDPHRPTGVYLKETGGSGLPHDLGPGRSRLHYYRTGSAASALSPALLDDPAAAALLDAAPLLHLTGITPALSDDCLALVRALLARRRPGRLVSFDLNWRPALWRLRDPAVLPELLDAADVLLLGADEAQDAFGTGDPGELRRRFPSPATLVVKDSGHLVTALDRDGGAVTEPALRVEVVEPTGAGDAFAAGYLAGTLRGLDQRSRLRLGHLSAAGALTAHTDHGTLPDARTVAALLAADGRDWAATRVSAAGFDSPVLPAPVLPAPVHAP, from the coding sequence ATGGCGGATCACGGCGGCGCGGGCCAAAACGGTGCCCGGGCGGTGTGCCTGGGCGAGTCGATGGCGGTGCTGCTGCCGGACCGGCCGGGGCCGTTCGAGGCCGTCGGCACGTTCTCCCCGTCGGTGGGGGGCGCCGAGTCGAACGTGGCGGCGGCGCTGGCCGGGCTGGGCGTGCCGACAGCGTGGATCAGCCGGGTCGGCGCGGACGGGTTCGGCCGTCGGCTGACCGGCGACCTGGCGGCGGCGGGGGTGGACGTGTCGGCCGTCGCGGTCGACCCGCACCGGCCGACCGGCGTGTACCTGAAGGAGACCGGCGGTTCCGGCCTGCCGCACGACCTGGGCCCGGGCCGCTCCCGCCTGCACTACTACCGGACGGGTTCGGCGGCGTCCGCGCTCTCCCCCGCGCTGCTGGACGACCCGGCGGCCGCGGCGCTGCTGGACGCGGCGCCGCTGCTGCACCTGACCGGCATCACGCCCGCGCTGTCGGACGACTGCCTGGCGCTGGTGCGGGCGCTGCTGGCCCGCCGCCGGCCGGGCCGGCTGGTCTCCTTCGACCTGAACTGGCGCCCGGCGCTGTGGCGGCTGCGCGACCCGGCGGTGCTGCCGGAGCTGCTGGACGCGGCGGACGTGCTGCTGCTCGGCGCGGACGAGGCGCAGGACGCGTTCGGCACCGGCGACCCGGGCGAGCTGCGCCGGCGCTTCCCCTCGCCGGCGACGCTGGTGGTGAAGGACTCCGGCCACCTGGTGACCGCGCTCGACCGGGACGGGGGCGCGGTGACCGAGCCGGCGCTGCGCGTCGAGGTGGTGGAGCCGACCGGCGCGGGCGACGCCTTCGCGGCCGGCTACCTGGCGGGCACCCTGCGCGGCCTGGACCAGCGCTCGCGGCTGCGGCTGGGCCACCTGTCGGCGGCGGGCGCGCTGACCGCGCACACCGACCACGGCACCCTGCCGGACGCCCGGACGGTGGCCGCGCTGCTGGCCGCCGACGGGCGGGACTGGGCGGCCACCCGGGTCTCGGCGGCCGGCTTCGACTCCCCCGTGCTGCCCGCGCCCGTCCTGCCCGCGCCCGTGCACGCCCCCTGA
- a CDS encoding precorrin-2 C(20)-methyltransferase gives MTDSQHTGKLYGVGVGPGDPSLLTVRAAELIGKADVIAYHCARHGRSHARAIAERYLTGRQIEERLMYPVTVETTDHPGGYRGALDDFYQEAAARLAAHLDAGRDVVVLAEGDPFFYGSYQHMHKRLAHRYPTEVVPGVTSISAAAARLGTPLVEAEEVLTVIPGTLPEEELTARLAATDSAVVMKLGRTFPAVRRALERAGRLDEARYVERATMDGERTGRLADVDPDGVPYFAVAVLPSRVAALDSAGRPFEAPDDSAEPAVGGAVGDAGQAPGEVVVVGTGPAGPLWLTPEARGALANATDLVGYTTYLDRVPVRAGQVRHGSDNKVEGVRAEFALELARRGRRVAVVSSGDPGVFAMATAVLEAACADPYREVPVRVLPGMTAAHAAASRAGAPLGHDYAVVSLSDRLKPWEVIARRLRAAAEADLVLALYNPGSKSRTTQVGSARDLLLEYRDPQTPVVMARDVGGPTERIRTVALAELDPAEVDMRTLLLVGSTQTQWVRRGADSEVVWTPRRYPEQ, from the coding sequence ATGACGGACAGTCAGCACACCGGCAAGCTGTACGGCGTGGGCGTCGGACCGGGCGACCCGTCCCTGCTCACCGTCCGCGCCGCCGAACTCATCGGCAAGGCCGACGTGATCGCCTACCACTGCGCCCGGCACGGCCGTTCGCACGCCCGGGCCATCGCCGAACGGTACCTGACGGGCCGTCAGATCGAAGAGCGGCTGATGTACCCCGTCACCGTGGAGACCACCGACCACCCCGGCGGCTACCGCGGCGCGCTCGACGACTTCTACCAGGAGGCCGCTGCCCGGCTCGCCGCCCACCTCGACGCCGGACGCGACGTCGTCGTCCTCGCCGAGGGCGACCCGTTCTTCTACGGCTCCTACCAGCACATGCACAAGCGCCTCGCGCACCGCTACCCCACCGAGGTCGTCCCCGGCGTCACCTCGATCAGCGCCGCCGCCGCCCGCCTCGGCACCCCCCTGGTCGAAGCCGAGGAAGTCCTCACCGTCATCCCCGGCACCCTCCCCGAGGAGGAGCTCACCGCCCGCCTCGCCGCCACCGACTCCGCCGTCGTGATGAAGCTCGGCCGCACCTTCCCGGCCGTCCGCCGCGCCCTGGAGCGGGCCGGCCGGCTGGACGAGGCCCGGTACGTCGAACGCGCCACCATGGACGGCGAGCGCACCGGACGGCTGGCCGACGTCGACCCCGACGGCGTCCCGTACTTCGCCGTCGCCGTGCTGCCGAGCCGGGTCGCCGCGCTCGACTCCGCAGGACGGCCCTTCGAGGCCCCGGACGACTCCGCGGAGCCTGCGGTGGGGGGCGCGGTGGGGGACGCGGGACAGGCCCCCGGCGAGGTCGTCGTGGTCGGCACCGGGCCGGCCGGGCCGCTCTGGCTCACCCCCGAGGCGCGCGGCGCCCTCGCGAACGCCACCGACCTGGTCGGCTACACCACCTACCTGGACCGGGTGCCGGTCCGCGCCGGGCAGGTCCGGCACGGCTCCGACAACAAGGTCGAGGGCGTCCGCGCCGAGTTCGCCCTGGAGCTGGCCCGCCGCGGCCGCCGGGTCGCCGTGGTCTCCTCCGGCGACCCCGGCGTCTTCGCGATGGCCACCGCCGTCCTGGAGGCCGCCTGCGCCGACCCCTACCGCGAGGTGCCCGTCCGGGTGCTGCCCGGCATGACCGCCGCGCACGCCGCCGCCTCCCGGGCCGGCGCCCCGCTCGGCCACGACTACGCCGTCGTCTCGCTCTCCGACCGGCTCAAGCCCTGGGAGGTGATCGCCCGCCGGCTGCGTGCCGCCGCCGAGGCCGACCTCGTCCTGGCGCTCTACAACCCCGGCTCCAAGTCCCGTACCACCCAGGTCGGTTCGGCTCGCGATCTGCTGCTGGAGTACCGCGACCCGCAGACCCCCGTGGTGATGGCCCGGGACGTCGGCGGCCCCACCGAGCGGATCCGCACCGTCGCCCTCGCCGAACTCGACCCGGCCGAGGTCGACATGCGGACCCTGCTGCTGGTCGGCTCCACCCAGACCCAGTGGGTGCGGCGCGGCGCCGACAGCGAAGTGGTCTGGACGCCGCGCCGCTACCCCGAGCAGTAG